The Stenotrophomonas sp. BIO128-Bstrain region GCGCGACGTGGTGGACCAGCTGGTCAAGCACGGCGTGGTGGTGCGTGGCACGCTCGGCATCGAGGCGCAGAACCTGACCCAGCAGATCGCGCAGGGCCTGGGCCTGACCGAGACGCGCGGCGCGCTGGTCACCCGCGTGCTGGCCGGCTCCGGTGCCGCCGCTGCCGGCCTCAAGCCGGGCGATGTGGTGGTGTCGGCCAATGGCCAGCGGGTGGACAGCGCGCAGGCGCTGCACAACGTGGAAGGCCTGCAGCCGGTCGGCAGCACGTTGACCCTGGACGTGCGCCGCGAGGGCAAGCCGCTGCAGATCAAGGCCACGCTCAAGGAGCAGGCGCGCGCGGTCACCGGGGAATCGCTCGACCCGCGCCTGAGCGGTGCCACATTCGTCGATCTGCCCGAGTCGCTGCGCCAGGCCGGCGTGAGTGGTGTGCTGGTCAGCGAGGTCAAACGCGGCAGCCGCGCCGCCAACTCCGGGCTGGCGCAGGGCGATGTGATCACCGCGGCAACGGCAGGTGAGTTTGCCGATCTCGCCAGCTGGCGTGCCAACTTCCAGCAGCGTCCGGCCCAGCTGGTGCTGCGGATCATCCGTGGAAACGGCGGTGGCCAGCTGGTGATGCGCTGAACGCGGCGGCAGCCGTAACGTGGCTTACACCCGGCCGGTGCTATTACCTTGTGTTCGTTGCCGTCGGATCGTCCGCGGTCACCTTCCCCATCGCATAGCAGGAGAAACACGATGAGCCCCACCAATACCGAGAACCTGAAGGAACACCTGGGCGAAGCCGGCTCGCACCTGAAGTCGGCCGCCACCGCTGCCGGCGGTGCCATCAAGGGCGCGACCGGTGCTGCCGGTGACGAGCGGCGCATCGGCAAGGCCAACGTCAAGGCCGAACTGTCCGATACCGCGCTGTCCGGCCTGGCCGCTGCCGAGTTCGGTGGTGCCGCCGCCAAGGAACAGGTCGATGCACTGATGGACAAGGGCAAGGACCTGGTCGACAGCGCCGCTGAACTGATCCGCGAGCGCCCGCTGGCCTCCTTCGGCGTCGCCTTCGCGGCCGGCTGGATCATCGCCAAGCTGGCCCGTAGCGGCGGCGACAAGTAAGCAGCGGCGTGAGCGATCAAGCCCAGTCGACCGCTCCCGGTGGCGCGGATACCCCGCCACCGGACAGCGGTGAAAAAGCACCACGCCTGGACGAGAGCATCCGTCAGGTCGGTGAGGCCGGCCGTGAGACAGTCGATTCGGCCAAGCACACGCTGCGCTCCCTGCGACGGTTGGCTTCGGCCGATTTCGCGCTGGCGCGCAGCGCGTTTGGCCGGGCACTGGCCTGGGCCGGCGTGGCGATCGTGTTCGGTGCATCGGCCTGGTTGTTGCTGGCCGGTACGCTGATCGCCCTGATGCAGCGCTGGGGCCTGTCCTGGTTCCATTCGCTGCTGATCACGTCGATCGTCAGCCTGCTGGTCGCCGGCTACGCGATGTGGCGGGTGTCGTTCTTCTTCCGCCATACCGGCATGCATGCCACGCGGCGCCAGTTGTCGCGGCTGGGGCTGTATGACGAACCCAGCGATGAAGATCCCGATGCCGACGTGGATACCACGGGGGTGAAGCGATGAATTTCGAAGCGTTGCGGCAACGTGTCCAGCGCGCCGAGCTGGTGGTGGCGGTGCGGGTCGAGAAAACCCGCAGCAGCTGGTTCACCCTCAGCAGCGTCTGGCGGGCCGGATGGACGCCGTTGCGGATCATCACCGTCGGTCTCGCCGGCGGCTTCCTGGCCGGCAAGCTGGAGCCCACCGGTCTCGGTGCGAAAGTGCAGGGCGCGCGATGGCTGCAGATGATCGGCTCGGTCTCCAATCTGGTCGCCAGCACCCAGGCCGCGTTCGCCTCGCTGCAGGCCAGCGAAGCGGCCGATACCGCCGAGCAGGCCGCAGACAAGGTGGATGACGCGGCCGATCAGTCCCCGCGTCAGGCCGCCCCGGCACCGGCACCGGCCGCGCCACGGCTCGGGCCGGAGCGGCGGGTTGATCCGGCCTCGCCGTCCCAGCCGCAACCGGCTGAAGCAGCCACGGATCTGTCCGAACGCTGATCGCACTGCGGTCGGCAGCATCTTCCGAAGGCCCTGCGGCAGCTGCCGCGGGGCCTTTCTTCGTCTGCACGCACCCCACACGCCACGCGCACCCGGCTTGCCCAATAATGGCGCTCCTTTCCCGTGTGCGACCCGAATGAGCGTCCCGGTTCCCCCTTCTGCCGAAGCCGTCGTCGCACCGCCCGCGCCGCGCCCTCGCGCCCCGATGTCGCTGGTGATCCTGGCCACCCTGGCCGTCGCCTTCACCTTATGGGCGGCACAGGACGTGGTGCTGCCGATCCTGCTGGCGATGTTCTTCGCGCTGGTCGGCAACCCGATCCTGCGGATGCTGCAGAAGATCTGGATTCCCCGGTTCCTCGGCGCGGTGCTGGTGCTCGGCGTCGGCCTGAGCGGCGCCGCCGCGCTCGGCGTGCAGCTGGTCGGCCCGGCGATGGAATGGGCCCAGGAAGCACCGCAGCAGCTGCGCAAGGTCGCCCGCCAGGTGCAGAACCTGACCAAGCCGGTGCAGCAGGCCAACCAGGCCGCGGAGAACTTCGCGCGCGTGGCCGGTGGCGAAGGCAGCCGCCGGGTGCAGATCGTGCGCACCCAGCTCGATGATCCCTACAAGGTGCTGACCCGCGCACCACGCCTGGCCGCCTCGGTGCTGGCGGTGGTGCTGCTGACCCTGTTCTTCATGATCTACGGGCAGAGCCTGCAGAAGCACGCCATCGCCCTGTTCCCCAGCCGCCAGCAGCAACGGTTCACCGCCGACATCCTGCGCTCGATCGAGCGCGAGGTTTCCCGGTATGTCCTGACCATCACGGTGATCAACACGCTGGTCGGCCTGGTCTTCTCCGGCATCCTGCTGCTGCTCGGCATCTCGCTGCAGGAGGCGCTGCTCTGGGGCACCGTGGCCGCCCTGCTGAACTTCGCGCCCTATGTGGGGCCGCTGATCGGCGTGGCACTGATGTTGCTGATGGGCTTTGTGGAGTTCAGCGATCCGTTCAAGGCGCTGCTGCCGGCGGCCTGCTATCTCGCCCTGCATACGGTGGAAGGACAGGTGGTGACGCCGATCGTGCTCGGCCGCCGGATGGCGATCTCGCCGCTGATCCTGATCCTGGCCCTGATGGTGTTCGGCTGGCTGTGGGGCATGGTCGGCCTGCTGCTGGCGGTGCCGTTGCTGGTCTGCATCAAGCTGGTACTGGCACGATTGGACGGCACGCAGGGCTGGGCGCGGTTGCTGGAGTAAGCCTGTCAGGCCCGGGACAGGCTCGCCGCCCAATCTCGGATGCTGCCAGAATACCCGCACTTTTCTGGATGGATCCTGGCCCTGATGTCTTCTCTCGCTGTCCGTTGTCTTGCCCTCGCCGGCCTTGTCACGCTCGCCGCACCGACGTTCGCCGCAACCCCGCCCAGCACCGAGGTTGCCAGTCGCCAGCTGGTCGAGGCGGTCACCTGCCAGCGTCACCTGACGCCCGCGCAGTTCGCTGCCTTGGCGAAGGTGCTCAAGCCGACCGAGCTGCAGGCGTACGGCGAGCTGTCCGATGGCGAGTATGCGCTGACCACGCCGCTGCTTGTGCTGGGCCAGCCGGTGAACCGCCTGTACCTGTACGACGGCGCCAGCGGCGAGGACGGCGTTGACAGCTACACCGCCTACTTCAGCACGGCCAGCGTCGAGCAGATCGCCGCGCTGGCGAAGATGCGCGACAGCGTAGCTGGCGACTACACCCTGGAAGTGGGTCGACATGACCTGAACGTGCGGCAGCAGGACGGGCAGGCATCCATCAGCTGTTCCTACGACCTGCGCTGAAGCACAGCCCTGCACTCCCTGCGCGCGCGATGAAAGCCCGCGCGCGCAGGCGTAGAATGGCGGGGTGAATTTTCCCGTCCAAGCCATCACCCTCGACCTCGACGACACCTTGTGGCCGTTCGCCCCCATTGGCGCCCGCATCGACCAGGTGTTGTACGAGTGGATGCTCCAGCACAGCCCCGCCACCGCCGCGATGTACCCGGTGGCGGCGATGCGCGAACTGCGCGAGCGCTCCTTCCATGACAACCCGCATCTGCACTACGACCTGAGCGCGCTGCGCCGGTTGACGCTGAGCGAGGCGCTGGAGAAAAGCGGCGCCGACCCGGCCCTGCTGGAACCGGCCTATGAAGCGTTCTATGCCGCGCGCAACCAGGTGGAGTTCTATCCCGATGCCATGGACGCGCTGGCCCGGATCGCCGCGCGCGTGCCGGTGGCCGCCCTCAGCAACGGCAATGCCGACCTGCAGCGGATCGGCGTATCGCACCACTTCACCTTCCAGCTCGGCTCGCGCGAGCACGGCGCGGCCAAGCCAGCCGCCAGCATCTTCCACGCCGCCTGCGAGCGCCTGGGGGTCGCCCCCGCCCACGTGCTGCACGTCGGCGACCACGCCGAGATGGACGTGGTCGGTGCGATGCAGGCAGGCCTGCGCGGCTGCTGGATCAACCGCGTCGAGCACACCTGGACTCATCCTTCACTGCAGCCCGATCTGCAGTTCGACACCCTGACCGGGCTGGCCGACTGGCTGGATGCGAACGCATCCGTCCCGCATGCCTGAGCGGCCGCCCAAGGAGCCTTCGAATCCCATGTCCCAGATCAACGGTTTCACGTCCGATACCTCGCATGCGCTGCCGCTGCATGTGATGACCCGCGAGCAGTACGCCGGCTGGCGCGCACGGCAGTCCGACGCGCTCGGCGCGTGGCTGGATGCGCAGCGCTTCAACGGCAGCGGTGGCAGCGTGGTGCTGCTGCCCGGCGAGCACGGCCTGGCCGGCGCGATCGTCGGTGTCGGCGACCCGGGCGATGTCTACAGCTACGCGCATGCACCGTTCGCGCTGCCGGAAGGCACCGTGTGGACACTGGCCGACGCGCTGGCGCCGGAGATCGAGACCCTGCTGCAGCTTGGCTGGGGGCTGGGCAGCTACCGTTTCGCGCGCTACCGCACGCCCAACCGCGCGCCGGCCCAGCTGGCCGCCACGCCTTCGGCCGAAGTGCGCGATGTGATCACCGCCAGCCTGCGCGTGCGCGACTGGGTCAACACCCCGACCGAGGACATGGGCCCGCAGCAGCTCGAAGACGCCGCGCGTGAAATGGCCACCGCCCACGGTGCGCAGATCGAGGTGATCACCGGCGATGCCCTGCTCGAGCAGAACTTCCCCTCCATCCATGCCGTGGGCCGCGCCTCGCACCGGGCCCCGCGCCTGATCGTGCTGCGCTGGGGCAATGCAGGGCAGCCGCACGTTGCGCTGGTCGGCAAGGGCGTGTGCTTTGACACCGGCGGGCTGGACATCAAGCCGGGCGATGGCATGCGCAACATGAAGAAGGACATGGGCGGCGCCGCGCACGCGCTGGGCCTGGCCGGGCTGATCATGGCCCAGCAGCTGCCGGTGCAGCTGACCCTGCTGATCCCGGCGGTGGAAAACGCGATCGGTCCGGATGCGTTCCGCCCGGGCGAGGTGATCGCCACCCGCAAGGGCCTGAGCATCGAGATCGACAACACCGACGCCGAAGGGCGCGTGATCCTGGCCGACGCGTTGACCTACGCCAGCGAGCAGCAGCCGGAGATCGTGCTCGATTTCGCCACCCTGACCGGCGCGGCCCGCATCGCGCTCGGTCCGGATCTGCCGGCATTGTTCAGCAACGACGACACTCTTGCCCAGCAGTGGCTGCAGGCCGGTGAATCGGTGCGCGATCCGGTCTGGCGCATGCCGCTGTGGCGCCCGTACCTGCGCTACCTGCACAGCAACATCGCCGACCTGGCCAACGCCGGCTCGCGCATGGCCGGCTCGGTCACGGCCGCGCTGTACCTGGAGCGTTTCATCGCCGAAGGCCAGACCTGGGCGCATCTGGATGTGTACGCCTGGAACGACGGCGAACGCCCGGGCCGTCCGGCCGGTGGCGAAGCGCTGGCGCTGCGTTCGGCCTGGGCGATGCTGAAGACGCGCTACGCCGTCTGAGGCAGCGCACCAGCGGCTGAACCCGACGATCCCCGCTCCGGCGGGGATCGTTGTTTTCAACAGTTGTCGAAAATGTGAATATCGGCCTGCGCCGCGTTCTGACACCATGCCCCTGTCGCCCCCCACACGCATCGTGAAGGCAGGAATCCGGACATGTCGCTCTTCGGCTACACCCGCGCTGGTCGCGAACCGGGCGGCCCACGCCCTCCCTCACCGCTGCTGTGGATCGCGCTGATCGCCCTGATCGCCGGCGGCCTGGTGCTGGCCTTTGCCTGGCTGGCCGGCTGGATCGGCCGCGACCGCGTCACCGCACAGACCTTCACCGATGCCATCGAGGCGACCGGTCCGCCGCAGCCCGGCTTCCGCCGTGCGCACACCAAGGGCGTGTGCGTCAGCGGTGTCTTCCAGGGTACGCCCGAAGGGGCAGCGCTGAGTTCGGCACGCGTGTTCCGGCAGCGCCAGGTGCCGGTACTGGGCCGCCTCTCGATCGGCGGCGGCGACCCGCATGGCGCCGACAACAAGGCCCGCGTGCGCAGCATGGCGCTGCAGCTGGTCAGCGATGACGGCCAGGAATGGCGCATGGCGATGAACAGTTTCCCGTTCTTCGCGGTGCCCACCGCCGAGGCCTTCCTGGAACAGACCCGCGCCGGCATCCCGGACCCGGCCACCGGCAAACCGGACCCGGCGAAGATGGCCGCCGTGCTGGAGAAGTACCCGTCCGCGCGTGCCTTCCAGCAGTGGGCCAAGACCGCCCCCTGGTCGAACAGCTGGGCCAACACCGCTTACAACGGCGTCAACAGTTTCCGCTTCACCGCCGCCGATGGCAGCCACCGCTTCGTGCGCTGGAGCATGCGGCCGCAGGCGCCCTTCGAGGACATGACCCCGGAACAGCGCGCGCAGTCCGACGACGATTTCCTCAGCGAGGAGTTCGCCCGGCGCCTGGCGCAGGGCCCCGTGCGCTGGGACATGTGGGTGACCATCGCCAACGACGGCGACCCGATCAACGACCCCTCCCAGGTCTGGCCGGAGGACCGCCGCCAGGTGAAGGCCGGCACGCTGACGCTGAGCAGCATGCAACCGCAGGCCACCGGCGCCTGCCGCGATCTGAACTACGATCCGCTGATCCTGCCCAGCGGCGTGGCCGGCACCGATGATCCGATCCTGGCCGCACGCTCGGCGGTGTACTCGCAATCGTTCAACCGCCGCGAGCGCGAAATCGCCAGCGGCAAGGCACCCGCCGCCACGGGCAAGGAGGGTGCGCGATGAACCGTGATGCCGGCCATTTCAATCTCCTCGCCCGCGTCCTGCACTGGCTGATGGCGGCGATGATCCTGGCGATGCTGTTCGTGGGCGTGACCATGGTTGCCTCGCTGCACTGGCGGCCGGTGCTGATCGATCTGCATCGGCCGCTGGGCATCGCGATCCTGCTGCTGGTGCTGGTGCGCCTGTACAACCGCCTGCGGCATCGCCCACCGCCGCTGCCGGCCGATCTGCCCGCCTGGCAGGCCGCCGCCGCGCATGCTTCGCATTGGGTGCTGTACGGGCTGATGCTGGCGATGCCGCTGATCGGTTGGGGCATGCTTTCGGCCGGTGGCTACCCGATCGTGATGGGCGGCGGCGTGCATCTGCCGGCGATCCTGCCGCACAACCCGGCGCTGTATGCCGCGTTGCGCAACGCCCACAGCCTGCTGGCGTATGTGCTGTTCGCCACGGTGGTGATGCATCTGTCGGCCGCGCTGTTCCACCTGTGGGTGCGCCGCGATGGCGTGTTCCAGGCGATGGCAAAGGGCCCGGGCGGCACTTCCCCCACCGACACGGATCCGCGGTAACCACCGACCGCTGGCCGGTGGTATCGGATCGCATGCATCTCCGGCACCCCGGTAGTGCCGGCCGCTGGCCGGCTCTGCATCCTCTCGATCGAGAATAACGGGAGCCGGCCAGCGGCCGGCACTACAACCAGCCTTTCTGCCGCGCCAGCCGGTACGCTTCGATGCGGTTGGCCACGCCAAGCTTGCCGATGCACTCGGACAGGTAGTTGCGCACGGTGCCGTGCGACAGCCCCAGCTGCATGGCGATCTCGCTGGCCGAGCGGCCGTCGCCGGACAGGCGCAGCACCTGGCGCTCGCGATCGTTGAGCGGGTCGGCCTGCGACCATGCATCCAGCGCCAACTGCGGGTCGATCGCGCGGCCGCCGTGCTGCACCTGGCGCAGTGCATCGGCCAGGCGTTCGGCCGGTGCATCCTTGAGCAGGTAACCACAGACGCCGGCATCCAGTGCGCGGCGCAGGAAGCCCGAACGCGCGAAGGTGGTCACGATCACCACCTTGATCGGCAGGCCCTGGCGGGCGATCCGCTGCGCCAGTTCCAGCCCGGACAAGCCGGGCATTTCGATATCGGTGACCAGGATGTCCGGCTTGAGCTGCTGCAGCATCCGCCATGCGGCCTCGCCATCCGCGGCACTGCCCAGCACCTCGATGTCCGGCTCCAGCCCGAGCAGCGCCGATAGCGCGCCGCGTACCATCGCCTGGTCTTCAGCCAGCACGATGCGGATCATGATGCGCCCCGGGCCGGCAGCGACGGCGCGGTCGGCACCGCCACAGGCGCCACCACCGCCGTGGTCGCGGCCGGCAAGGTCACGCGGACCGTTACGGACGTCCCCTCGCCCTTCGCCGCGTGCAGCACCAGGGTGCCACGCAGGGCAGCGACCCGTTCGCGCATGCCGGTCAGGCCGTTGCCATCCACGTGGGCACCGCCACGCCCGTCATCGCGGATCTGCATCGACAAAGTGCGCCCGTCCTGCTCGAAGGTGATCCACGCCTGCCGCGCCTGCGCGTGGCGGGCGACGTTGGTCACCGCCTCGCGCAGGACCAGTGACAGCGCGCGCTCGATATCGACGGGCATCGGTGGCGGTGGCGCGTAGTGCAGATGCACATGCTGGTACTCCAGTAGCAACCGGGCCGAGGCGAGTTCGGCCGCCAGATCACTGGCGCGGATCCCGGTGACCGCACTGCGTACTTCGGCCAAGGCCTGGCGCGCGATCGTTTCGGCTTCGGCCACTTCGCGGCGCGAGCCCACCGGATCGCGGTCGGCCAGCTTGCGCGAGAGCTCCAGCTTCAAGGTGATCAAGGACAGCGTGTGCCCCAGCAGGTCGTGCAGATCGCGGCCGATGCGCTCGCGCTCGGCGGTCGCCGCCAGCCGACGCACTTCGTCCTGGGACAGCTGCAGCGCCGCATCCTGTTCATGGCTGGCGGTCTCGAAGTTGACCACCAGGCTGATGATCATCGCCATGCTCGGAATCCAGATCAGCGCCTGCCAAGGGTAATGGGCCAGCAAGCCCACCACCACGAACAGCGCGTTCAACCCGGCCAGTTGCAGCAGGTAGCGCCCATAGCCACTGCGGCGCGAGACGCGCAGCGTGACGCAGCCGAAGATGAAATAGCTCACTGCCGAGGGGTACCACGCCAGCGGCACCAGCCCCAGCACCACCATCGACAGCGCGTAGCGCGGCGCGTGGCAGCGCGGTGCCAGCAGCACCCCGGCGTACAGCACGAGGAACACCGGGTAGGTCAGCAGGGTCAGCGCCGCCCAGCGCCAGGTGTAGCCGCCGCCGAACAACGGCGTCAGGAACACCCACAGCGTCCACAGCAGGTGGATCGCATCGACCCACGGCGATTTGCCGCGCCGTATGTTCTCGGCCACGGCCGAGTCCGGCGCGGGGCGCAACAGGGAGGCGAACCGACTGGAGGGCACGGACGTTTCCAAAGCAGGACGATCAGGCGCGATCATGCCACTTCAGCCGATGCGCCGCAGGCGGCGCTGCCGTGGTGGATCTCCACGTCGTGAAGGCAGGTCAGGGGCAAGGCAGTGGACTCGATGAGGACACCCACAGCGTCACCCCCGGGGCCGCCCGGCCCCAGTGGCCGTCGTCAGCCCATGCAGGTGACAGCTGTCACTGCCGCCGCGCCAGGCCGCGGGGCATGCTGTCCGCCACCCGGCCACCGTGCCGGTTTGCCCCTCGGCCGCCGATGCGGTCACACTCGGCCCGATTCCCCGTCCAGACTCACGATGAACGCATCCGCTGAACTGCTCAAGGAACTCCGTATCGACCGCAAGGCCGGTTCGCCGCCGCCGTCGCCCCCGCGACGTGGCCGCTGGATCGCGCTGGCGGTCGTCCTTCTCATCCTGCTCGCCGGCCTGGCCTGGTTCGTGTTCGGCCGCGAGCGCCCCATCGCCGTGACCACCGCGCCCGTCGTGGCGATCCAGCAGGGCGGCGCCAGCAGCTCGGTGCTCGACGCCAGCGGCTATGTGGTCGCCCGGCGCATGGCAACGGTCTCGGCCAAGATCACCGGCAAGGTCCGCGAGGTGATGATCGAGGAAGGCATGCGCGTGGAAGAAGGCCAGGTGATGGCCACGCTCGACCCGATCGATGCCAACGCCCAGCGCAGTCTGTCGGCCTCGCAGCTCGAGGCCGCACGCAGCCAACTGGCCGGTCTGCAGGCACAGGTCGCCCAGGCTGATGCCGAGGCCGGGCGCCTGCAGGCGCTGGTCGGCCAGCAACTGGTCTCGCGTTCCCAGTACGACCTGGCCATCGCCCAGCGCGACACCCTGCGCGCCCAGCTCAAGACCGCCCAGCGCAACACCACCGTGGCCAGCGATTCACTGGCGATCGCCGATCTGGGCGTGGACAACAACATCGTGCGCGCGCCGTTCTCCGGCGTGGTTACCGCCAAGGCCGCACAGCCGGGTGAGATCGTTTCGCCGCTGTCGGCCGGCGGCGGTTTTACCCGGACCGGCATCGGCACCATCGTGGACATGGATTCGCTGGAGATCGAAGTCGAGGTCGGCGAATCCTTCATCGGCCGGGTGCAGCCGAAGATGCCGGTCGAAGCCACCCTCAATGCCTACCCGGACTGGAAAATTCCGGCCGAGGTGATCGCGATCATTCCCACTGCAGACCGCGGCAAGGCCACCGTGAAAGTGCGCGTGGCGCTGAAGGCCAAGGACCCGCGCATCGTTCCCGAGATGGGCGTGCGGGTCAGCTTCCTGGAAAGCGCCCGCCCCGCCGAAGCCGCCGAAGCCGCCAAGCCGCAGGGCGTGCGCGTGCCGGCCTCGGCGATCGTGGAGCGCGGGCAGAAGACCGTCGCCTTCGTGGTCAAGGACGATGCCCGGGTGGAACAGCGCGCGATCACCGTGGGTACCACGCTCAACAACGACCGCCAGGTCACCCAGGGCCTGAAGGCCGGCGAGGTCGTGGTGACCACCCCACCGGCCGAGCTGCACGATGGCAGCAAGGTCACCGAAACCCCCTGACAGACAACGGGCTCGGTGGCCATTGCGCCACCGGCCTGCGCCCACGCGGTACGCGAGCCGCTCACGCTCGCGGCAAGTGCGATTTCCTCGTGCCGTCCCGGCGCGCACGGTGAGCGCTGCCCGTCCCCCTGGCGTCCGGAAGCCTTCGCCCAGACGCGCCGTACGTCTTTCCATCCGATCCACGGAGAACCACCCATGTCCACCCTGGTTTCGCTCCGCAACATCACCAAGACCTACCAGCGCGGCCCCGAGAAAGTGCAGGTGCTGCACGGCATCGACCTGGACATCCAGTCCGGCGATTTCGTCGCGCTGATGGGCCCGTCCGGCTCGGGCAAGACCACCCTGCTCAATCTCATCGGCGGCTTGGACACGCCCACCGGCGGTGAGATCGAGATCGAAGGCGAGCGCATCGACCGCATGAGCGGCGGCCAGCTCTCCACCTGGCGCAGCCACCACGTCGGCTTCGTGTTCCAGTTCTACAACCTGATGCCGATGCTGACCGCGCAGAAGAACGTGGAGCTGCCACTGCTGCTCACCCACCTAGGCGCCGCACAACGCAAGCGCAATGCCGAGATCGCGCTGACCCTGGTCGGCCTGGCCGACCGCCGCAGCCACCGCCCGAACGAACTGTCCGGTGGCCAGCAGCAACGCGTGGCGATCGCCCGTGCGATCGTCTCCGACCCCACCTTCCTGATCTGCGATGAGCCCACCGGCGACCTGGACCGCCAGTCCGCCGAGGAAATCCTGGGGCTGCTGCAGCAGCTCAACCGCGAACACGGCAAGACCATCATCATGGTCACCCATGATCCCAAGGCCGCCGAGTACGCCACCCATA contains the following coding sequences:
- a CDS encoding phage holin family protein, which gives rise to MSDQAQSTAPGGADTPPPDSGEKAPRLDESIRQVGEAGRETVDSAKHTLRSLRRLASADFALARSAFGRALAWAGVAIVFGASAWLLLAGTLIALMQRWGLSWFHSLLITSIVSLLVAGYAMWRVSFFFRHTGMHATRRQLSRLGLYDEPSDEDPDADVDTTGVKR
- a CDS encoding response regulator transcription factor, whose product is MIRIVLAEDQAMVRGALSALLGLEPDIEVLGSAADGEAAWRMLQQLKPDILVTDIEMPGLSGLELAQRIARQGLPIKVVIVTTFARSGFLRRALDAGVCGYLLKDAPAERLADALRQVQHGGRAIDPQLALDAWSQADPLNDRERQVLRLSGDGRSASEIAMQLGLSHGTVRNYLSECIGKLGVANRIEAYRLARQKGWL
- a CDS encoding HAD family hydrolase, with amino-acid sequence MNFPVQAITLDLDDTLWPFAPIGARIDQVLYEWMLQHSPATAAMYPVAAMRELRERSFHDNPHLHYDLSALRRLTLSEALEKSGADPALLEPAYEAFYAARNQVEFYPDAMDALARIAARVPVAALSNGNADLQRIGVSHHFTFQLGSREHGAAKPAASIFHAACERLGVAPAHVLHVGDHAEMDVVGAMQAGLRGCWINRVEHTWTHPSLQPDLQFDTLTGLADWLDANASVPHA
- a CDS encoding ABC transporter ATP-binding protein; amino-acid sequence: MSTLVSLRNITKTYQRGPEKVQVLHGIDLDIQSGDFVALMGPSGSGKTTLLNLIGGLDTPTGGEIEIEGERIDRMSGGQLSTWRSHHVGFVFQFYNLMPMLTAQKNVELPLLLTHLGAAQRKRNAEIALTLVGLADRRSHRPNELSGGQQQRVAIARAIVSDPTFLICDEPTGDLDRQSAEEILGLLQQLNREHGKTIIMVTHDPKAAEYATHTVHLDKGELAGAPAAH
- a CDS encoding cytochrome b/b6 domain-containing protein, with the translated sequence MNRDAGHFNLLARVLHWLMAAMILAMLFVGVTMVASLHWRPVLIDLHRPLGIAILLLVLVRLYNRLRHRPPPLPADLPAWQAAAAHASHWVLYGLMLAMPLIGWGMLSAGGYPIVMGGGVHLPAILPHNPALYAALRNAHSLLAYVLFATVVMHLSAALFHLWVRRDGVFQAMAKGPGGTSPTDTDPR
- a CDS encoding sensor histidine kinase: MIAPDRPALETSVPSSRFASLLRPAPDSAVAENIRRGKSPWVDAIHLLWTLWVFLTPLFGGGYTWRWAALTLLTYPVFLVLYAGVLLAPRCHAPRYALSMVVLGLVPLAWYPSAVSYFIFGCVTLRVSRRSGYGRYLLQLAGLNALFVVVGLLAHYPWQALIWIPSMAMIISLVVNFETASHEQDAALQLSQDEVRRLAATAERERIGRDLHDLLGHTLSLITLKLELSRKLADRDPVGSRREVAEAETIARQALAEVRSAVTGIRASDLAAELASARLLLEYQHVHLHYAPPPPMPVDIERALSLVLREAVTNVARHAQARQAWITFEQDGRTLSMQIRDDGRGGAHVDGNGLTGMRERVAALRGTLVLHAAKGEGTSVTVRVTLPAATTAVVAPVAVPTAPSLPARGAS
- a CDS encoding protein sip-5, coding for MNFEALRQRVQRAELVVAVRVEKTRSSWFTLSSVWRAGWTPLRIITVGLAGGFLAGKLEPTGLGAKVQGARWLQMIGSVSNLVASTQAAFASLQASEAADTAEQAADKVDDAADQSPRQAAPAPAPAAPRLGPERRVDPASPSQPQPAEAATDLSER
- a CDS encoding leucyl aminopeptidase family protein: MSQINGFTSDTSHALPLHVMTREQYAGWRARQSDALGAWLDAQRFNGSGGSVVLLPGEHGLAGAIVGVGDPGDVYSYAHAPFALPEGTVWTLADALAPEIETLLQLGWGLGSYRFARYRTPNRAPAQLAATPSAEVRDVITASLRVRDWVNTPTEDMGPQQLEDAAREMATAHGAQIEVITGDALLEQNFPSIHAVGRASHRAPRLIVLRWGNAGQPHVALVGKGVCFDTGGLDIKPGDGMRNMKKDMGGAAHALGLAGLIMAQQLPVQLTLLIPAVENAIGPDAFRPGEVIATRKGLSIEIDNTDAEGRVILADALTYASEQQPEIVLDFATLTGAARIALGPDLPALFSNDDTLAQQWLQAGESVRDPVWRMPLWRPYLRYLHSNIADLANAGSRMAGSVTAALYLERFIAEGQTWAHLDVYAWNDGERPGRPAGGEALALRSAWAMLKTRYAV
- a CDS encoding AI-2E family transporter — its product is MSVPVPPSAEAVVAPPAPRPRAPMSLVILATLAVAFTLWAAQDVVLPILLAMFFALVGNPILRMLQKIWIPRFLGAVLVLGVGLSGAAALGVQLVGPAMEWAQEAPQQLRKVARQVQNLTKPVQQANQAAENFARVAGGEGSRRVQIVRTQLDDPYKVLTRAPRLAASVLAVVLLTLFFMIYGQSLQKHAIALFPSRQQQRFTADILRSIEREVSRYVLTITVINTLVGLVFSGILLLLGISLQEALLWGTVAALLNFAPYVGPLIGVALMLLMGFVEFSDPFKALLPAACYLALHTVEGQVVTPIVLGRRMAISPLILILALMVFGWLWGMVGLLLAVPLLVCIKLVLARLDGTQGWARLLE
- a CDS encoding efflux RND transporter periplasmic adaptor subunit, with product MNASAELLKELRIDRKAGSPPPSPPRRGRWIALAVVLLILLAGLAWFVFGRERPIAVTTAPVVAIQQGGASSSVLDASGYVVARRMATVSAKITGKVREVMIEEGMRVEEGQVMATLDPIDANAQRSLSASQLEAARSQLAGLQAQVAQADAEAGRLQALVGQQLVSRSQYDLAIAQRDTLRAQLKTAQRNTTVASDSLAIADLGVDNNIVRAPFSGVVTAKAAQPGEIVSPLSAGGGFTRTGIGTIVDMDSLEIEVEVGESFIGRVQPKMPVEATLNAYPDWKIPAEVIAIIPTADRGKATVKVRVALKAKDPRIVPEMGVRVSFLESARPAEAAEAAKPQGVRVPASAIVERGQKTVAFVVKDDARVEQRAITVGTTLNNDRQVTQGLKAGEVVVTTPPAELHDGSKVTETP
- a CDS encoding catalase family peroxidase, yielding MSLFGYTRAGREPGGPRPPSPLLWIALIALIAGGLVLAFAWLAGWIGRDRVTAQTFTDAIEATGPPQPGFRRAHTKGVCVSGVFQGTPEGAALSSARVFRQRQVPVLGRLSIGGGDPHGADNKARVRSMALQLVSDDGQEWRMAMNSFPFFAVPTAEAFLEQTRAGIPDPATGKPDPAKMAAVLEKYPSARAFQQWAKTAPWSNSWANTAYNGVNSFRFTAADGSHRFVRWSMRPQAPFEDMTPEQRAQSDDDFLSEEFARRLAQGPVRWDMWVTIANDGDPINDPSQVWPEDRRQVKAGTLTLSSMQPQATGACRDLNYDPLILPSGVAGTDDPILAARSAVYSQSFNRREREIASGKAPAATGKEGAR